A DNA window from Rhizobium jaguaris contains the following coding sequences:
- a CDS encoding diacylglycerol/lipid kinase family protein — translation MKLIGFFNRDGGTFKTTDMAAYEMKAEQVFRDAGHDFEGLVVSGSEIVAAMERAARRDDIDGIVAGGGDGTISAAAAVAWRNGVALGVIPAGTMNLFARSLRLPLDIYQVLDVLATGEVDQVDIGSANGRPFIHQFSAGMHARMVRYRNAYTYRSRFGKMSASTRAALGVVFNPPEFDVDFEAEGVRERRHVSAISISNNPFGANTLLYADDLRGGELGFYTAGPLRPLNVARLAIDMLRGRFRDNADVMVMHAREVHLHFPKLRSLANCVVDGELLPLERDITLKLHAGELKVMIKQATAARAAEEDAVRSAFV, via the coding sequence ATGAAACTGATCGGCTTTTTCAATCGCGACGGCGGTACGTTCAAGACAACGGACATGGCCGCTTACGAAATGAAGGCAGAGCAGGTTTTCCGGGATGCCGGCCATGATTTCGAAGGCCTGGTCGTTTCGGGTAGCGAAATCGTTGCTGCGATGGAACGTGCAGCGCGGCGCGACGATATCGACGGTATCGTCGCTGGCGGCGGTGATGGAACGATTTCCGCGGCCGCCGCGGTCGCTTGGAGAAACGGCGTCGCACTTGGCGTCATTCCGGCCGGCACGATGAACCTCTTTGCACGCTCGCTCCGGCTGCCGCTCGATATCTATCAGGTGCTGGACGTGCTGGCGACGGGCGAGGTCGATCAAGTGGATATCGGCAGCGCCAACGGCCGGCCCTTCATCCATCAGTTTTCCGCCGGCATGCACGCGCGCATGGTGCGCTACCGCAACGCCTATACTTATCGTTCGCGTTTCGGCAAGATGTCGGCCAGCACGCGCGCCGCCTTGGGCGTCGTCTTCAATCCACCGGAGTTCGATGTCGATTTCGAAGCCGAGGGAGTTCGTGAGCGCCGCCACGTCTCGGCGATTTCCATATCCAACAATCCCTTCGGCGCCAACACGCTGCTTTATGCCGATGATCTGCGCGGCGGCGAGCTTGGCTTCTATACGGCAGGGCCGTTGCGGCCGCTCAACGTGGCGCGGCTGGCCATCGATATGCTGCGCGGCCGATTTCGCGACAACGCCGATGTCATGGTCATGCATGCGCGCGAAGTGCATCTGCATTTCCCGAAGTTGCGCAGCCTGGCGAATTGCGTCGTCGACGGCGAGCTGCTGCCGCTGGAACGCGATATTACACTTAAACTTCATGCCGGCGAGCTGAAGGTGATGATCAAGCAAGCCACAGCCGCACGAGCAGCCGAGGAAGACGCAGTCCGCAGCGCGTTCGTCTGA